The genomic region AAACAGTGTGTATTTAATACACGGGATGACAACAGGATAACAGACCACGTGGGGGCGTGGTTGCGGAGGGTGACGTGTTCACAACGGACCGAACGATCCCGATAGGGACCATCGACGGGTGGTGTAGCGCCCTGCTCGACGAACTCGCAGCCGTCGAGCGAGAACTATGGCTGGTCGTCGCCGTGACCCTTGTCGTCGACGTGTGGCTGACACACGTTGGCCTTCAGCACGGCCTACACGAAGGAAACCCTGTGATGCGGGCCGCGATAGAGACGTTCGGGATCGCCGTTCTCGGCGTGACGAAAATCGGCGTTCTCGGGCTGGCGGGGGTGACCCGCCGCCTGCTGAGCGATCAGCGCGGCGTCGTCGTGCCGCTCGGACTGGCGCTCCCGTGGGTAGCGGCCGTCGGTATTAACGCGGCCCTCCTGATTAGTCTGTAGCTACCTCGGGGGTATGCTGTCATCAGTTTTCGTTCGCTCACTGAACCAACAGCCCGCAGGTATTGGGTCGCCGTAGGCGACTCAGCCACGGACATTCCGTTTGGCTATTAGTTCCGTTGTGAGTGATTCCTGTCTGGAAAATCCCATGGACGGCGGTACCCTTTTGCCCACAGTCTGAGATATACCTCGTATGTCGCCTGAGGTAAACCCGTTTGAGAGTTTACAGGAGCAGATCGACGACGCGTCGGACTATCTCGAATATTCGACTGACGTGCTCGAACGGCTGAAACACCCCGAGCGAGTGCTGGAGACGAACCTTTCCGTGGAGATGGACGACGGCTCCGTCGAGGTGTTTCGTGCCTACCGATCACAGTTCAACGGTGACAGAGGACCGTACAAGGGTGGCATCCGCTATCACCCGCAGGTCACACGCGACGAGGTCAAGGCACTGTCTGGCTGGATGGTGTACAAGTGTGCTGCTGTGAACATCCCCTACGGCGGCGGGAAAGGCGGCATCGAGATCGACCCGCGACAGTACTCAGCCAGTGAAATCGAGCGGATAACGCGGTCGTTCGCGAAGGAACTCCGCCCGATTATCGGCGAGGACCAGGACATCCCCGCGCCCGATGTCAACACCGGTCAGCGCGAGATGAACTGGATCAAAGACACGTACGAGACGCTGGAAAACACCACCGAACCCGGCGTCATCACCGGCAAGGCCCCGGAGTCGGGCGGCAGTGCGGGCCGCGTCGAAGCGACCGGCCGGTCAGTGATGCTCACGGCCCGCGAGGCGTTCGACTATCTCGGGAAGGATATGGCGGACGCGACAGTGGCCGTACAGGGCTACGGAAACGCCGGCTCCGTGGCGGCGAAACTCATCGAGGACCTCGGCGCGAACATCGT from Haloarcula rubripromontorii harbors:
- a CDS encoding DUF5658 family protein, which translates into the protein MVAEGDVFTTDRTIPIGTIDGWCSALLDELAAVERELWLVVAVTLVVDVWLTHVGLQHGLHEGNPVMRAAIETFGIAVLGVTKIGVLGLAGVTRRLLSDQRGVVVPLGLALPWVAAVGINAALLISL
- a CDS encoding Glu/Leu/Phe/Val family dehydrogenase, whose translation is MSPEVNPFESLQEQIDDASDYLEYSTDVLERLKHPERVLETNLSVEMDDGSVEVFRAYRSQFNGDRGPYKGGIRYHPQVTRDEVKALSGWMVYKCAAVNIPYGGGKGGIEIDPRQYSASEIERITRSFAKELRPIIGEDQDIPAPDVNTGQREMNWIKDTYETLENTTEPGVITGKAPESGGSAGRVEATGRSVMLTAREAFDYLGKDMADATVAVQGYGNAGSVAAKLIEDLGANIVAVSDSSGAVYNPDGLDARDAKAFKSETGSLAGYEGATEELTNEELLTMDVDLLVPAALENAIDGDLAKDVQADIVVEAANGPLTPNADDVLTDRDVAVFPDILANAGGVTVSYFEWVQNRQRFYWSEERVNSELETIITNAFDDLVETYEQTGAPNFRTAMYVVAIQRVVAAAEEGGIWP